From a single Rhizobium lusitanum genomic region:
- a CDS encoding DNA-binding protein, whose protein sequence is MNFRLLTFGDLRLVDETGSAVPFPEKGLLSTCFLLTGSSPHKSRTELAEFLWGDIPLDKALANLRQTLSRVKSRQDELGIELLLIEQATVSVNIGAFTSDLALLDAASQTSPHVALGELLQLGRWDFLARTEVIGGPARMWLRAQRDRVRTQILTTLRDAIAAMSEDAETTIVKEAALRLFEAYPEDEAVYQILGQTYAGEPQLENARNVFENRRKYRWGELPVDPDPQTLGVARRLFERQRGIAPQARQEARPRAEVAPPALRGPPRLTLLPPVNLARHHQAAIFLSSMLLEDITVGLCVLKTVTMVAHYTAEKIALDLDRGATLERHGINYVLDTRLSFDGNTYWLFTQLIYAGNDEVIWAERFSMEARDLPRQHREITQRIVASIASYIERNEFTRDYFERNPEAYHHYLLGQRHLKSLDLPDIRRARKEFQTSLKENPYFSPALSGVARTYHLEWLVTAQGDAGLLKRAEEEAGKAITTGQDIAGGYHQFGVIKLYQGAFDESIEVFELAETISPHHADAIADYADTLIHASRPRDGLAKIRSAIELNPISPDLYFWTAAGASFYLERYEDASDYIARMADPSQAARLAAASAAMSGNMRKAKTLVRKVKETYPDFDIDTWLSIVPLREQWQKDLYREGLQRAGF, encoded by the coding sequence ATGAATTTCAGGCTACTGACATTCGGAGACCTGCGTCTAGTCGACGAAACAGGTTCAGCTGTGCCTTTTCCGGAAAAGGGCCTGCTATCCACCTGTTTCCTGCTGACGGGTTCCTCGCCGCACAAATCCCGCACGGAACTTGCTGAATTCCTGTGGGGCGACATTCCCCTCGACAAGGCGCTTGCCAATTTGCGGCAGACGCTATCGCGCGTCAAAAGCCGCCAAGATGAGCTCGGGATCGAGCTGCTCCTGATCGAGCAGGCGACCGTGAGCGTGAACATCGGTGCGTTCACCAGCGATCTTGCGCTGCTCGATGCCGCCTCGCAAACCAGCCCTCACGTGGCGTTGGGCGAATTGCTGCAACTCGGCCGCTGGGATTTTCTCGCCCGCACCGAAGTCATCGGCGGCCCTGCGCGCATGTGGCTGCGCGCGCAGCGCGACCGGGTCAGGACGCAGATCTTGACGACGCTTCGCGACGCTATTGCAGCTATGAGTGAGGATGCCGAAACCACCATCGTCAAGGAGGCGGCCCTGCGGCTATTCGAGGCCTATCCCGAGGACGAGGCTGTCTACCAGATCCTCGGGCAGACCTATGCCGGCGAACCCCAACTTGAGAACGCCCGAAACGTTTTCGAGAACCGCCGGAAATACCGCTGGGGCGAACTGCCGGTCGATCCCGACCCGCAGACGCTCGGCGTGGCCCGGCGACTGTTCGAACGCCAGCGTGGCATTGCGCCACAAGCCCGACAGGAGGCAAGACCACGGGCTGAAGTCGCTCCACCGGCGCTGCGCGGGCCCCCGAGGCTAACTTTGCTGCCACCGGTGAACCTCGCGAGGCACCACCAGGCGGCCATCTTTCTCTCCTCGATGCTGCTGGAAGACATCACTGTCGGACTTTGCGTGCTGAAGACCGTGACGATGGTGGCGCACTATACAGCAGAAAAGATCGCGCTTGATCTGGACCGGGGCGCGACGCTGGAAAGGCACGGCATCAACTACGTGCTGGACACGAGGCTCAGCTTCGATGGCAATACCTATTGGCTTTTCACGCAGCTGATCTATGCCGGCAATGACGAAGTGATCTGGGCGGAACGCTTCAGCATGGAAGCGCGGGATCTGCCGCGCCAACATCGCGAAATCACCCAGCGCATCGTGGCGTCCATCGCCAGCTATATCGAGCGCAACGAGTTTACCCGCGACTATTTCGAGCGCAACCCCGAAGCCTATCATCACTATCTGCTCGGCCAGCGCCATCTGAAAAGCCTCGACCTGCCGGACATTCGCCGCGCCCGAAAAGAATTTCAGACATCCCTGAAGGAAAACCCCTATTTCTCGCCGGCGCTGAGCGGGGTGGCACGCACCTATCATCTCGAATGGTTGGTGACGGCGCAGGGCGACGCAGGATTGTTGAAGCGTGCCGAGGAGGAGGCCGGAAAGGCGATTACCACCGGCCAGGACATCGCTGGCGGTTACCATCAATTCGGCGTCATCAAGCTCTACCAGGGAGCCTTCGATGAAAGCATCGAGGTCTTCGAGCTTGCCGAAACCATCAGCCCGCATCATGCCGACGCCATCGCAGACTATGCGGATACGTTGATTCACGCGTCGAGGCCAAGGGACGGCCTGGCCAAGATCAGGAGCGCAATCGAGCTTAATCCAATAAGCCCGGATCTCTATTTCTGGACCGCTGCGGGCGCCAGCTTCTATCTGGAGCGCTATGAAGACGCGAGCGACTATATCGCACGTATGGCCGACCCTTCTCAGGCTGCGCGACTTGCTGCCGCAAGTGCCGCCATGTCGGGTAACATGCGTAAAGCCAAGACTTTAGTGCGAAAAGTCAAGGAAACATATCCAGATTTTGATATTGATACTTGGCTCTCTATTGTTCCTTTGCGAGAACAATGGCAGAAAGACTTATATCGAGAAGGGCTCCAGCGAGCTGGATTTTAA
- a CDS encoding ABC transporter ATP-binding protein, translating to MQQDGRRTPAIELINVSRRFVSPTGKSLTALRDFNMTVERGEFVAVVGPTGCGKSTTLNLVTGLAKPSAGEVRLMGGPVDGIDPRVGFVFQTDALFPWKNVIDNVMSGPLFRGKSKAEAEATAKDWLARVGLTKFLHHYPHQLSGGMRKRVSLAQTFINEPEILLMDEPFSALDVQTRTVMHEELLKLWAERQASVVFVTHDLEEAVALADKVYVLTAGPATVKSVYKIDLPRPRVVSEIRYEQTFIDYCKTIWDDLREEVETSYRRAAQAA from the coding sequence ATGCAACAGGATGGACGCCGGACACCGGCGATCGAGCTCATCAATGTCAGCCGCCGTTTCGTCTCACCGACCGGCAAATCGCTGACGGCGCTGCGCGATTTCAATATGACTGTCGAGCGCGGCGAATTCGTCGCCGTCGTTGGACCGACCGGCTGCGGCAAGTCGACGACGCTCAACCTCGTCACCGGCCTTGCCAAGCCGAGCGCCGGCGAAGTTCGCCTGATGGGCGGCCCGGTCGACGGCATCGATCCGCGCGTCGGCTTCGTCTTCCAGACGGATGCGCTCTTTCCCTGGAAGAACGTCATCGACAACGTCATGTCCGGCCCGCTGTTCCGCGGCAAGTCCAAAGCGGAAGCGGAGGCGACCGCCAAAGACTGGCTCGCCCGCGTTGGCCTGACGAAGTTTCTGCATCACTATCCGCACCAGCTCTCCGGCGGCATGCGCAAGCGCGTTTCGCTGGCGCAGACCTTCATCAACGAGCCGGAAATCCTGCTGATGGACGAGCCATTCTCGGCGCTGGACGTGCAGACCCGCACGGTCATGCACGAGGAGTTGCTGAAGCTCTGGGCCGAGCGTCAGGCGTCGGTGGTGTTCGTCACCCACGACCTCGAAGAGGCCGTGGCGCTGGCCGACAAGGTCTATGTGCTGACGGCGGGTCCCGCCACGGTGAAGTCGGTCTACAAGATCGACCTGCCGCGCCCGCGTGTCGTCTCGGAGATCCGCTACGAGCAGACCTTCATCGATTATTGCAAGACGATCTGGGACGACCTCCGCGAAGAGGTCGAGACCAGCTATCGCCGCGCTGCGCAAGCGGCATAA
- a CDS encoding helix-turn-helix domain-containing protein produces MSAKVPNPIDAYVGSRVRMRRLMLGMSQERLADQIGVTFQQVQKYEKGTNRIGASRLQAIASVLAVPVAFFFQQDNTQPLATDGLGAISGLEDLSDFLTSKEGLSLNKAFMKINDPSVRQSVLMLIKSLANTSEPALVRAPQATEIPFGLRN; encoded by the coding sequence GTGAGTGCAAAAGTACCAAATCCGATTGACGCCTATGTCGGTTCACGCGTGCGAATGCGGCGGCTTATGCTTGGCATGAGCCAGGAACGGCTCGCCGATCAGATCGGCGTCACGTTTCAGCAGGTGCAAAAATACGAAAAAGGCACCAATCGCATCGGCGCCAGCCGGCTGCAGGCGATTGCGAGCGTTCTGGCCGTGCCGGTCGCCTTCTTCTTCCAGCAAGACAACACACAACCACTGGCGACGGACGGCCTCGGCGCCATCAGCGGCCTTGAGGATCTCTCAGACTTTCTGACGTCCAAGGAAGGCCTGAGCCTCAACAAGGCCTTCATGAAGATCAACGATCCGAGCGTCCGCCAATCCGTGTTGATGCTCATCAAGTCGCTGGCCAACACCTCCGAGCCGGCACTTGTACGTGCACCGCAGGCAACCGAAATCCCGTTCGGCCTGCGGAACTGA
- a CDS encoding ABC transporter substrate-binding protein: MRSSRTLFHTVALSLVISAASLSATAAHAADKISIMVGGYEKQIYLPAKLAESLGYFKDEGLEVDLLNESAGVDAENQLLAGAVQGVVGFYDHCVDLQAKGKFIKSVVQFSQAPGEVELVSTKHPELKSFADLKGKSLGVTGLGSSTNFLTLYMASKHGLSPSDISTVPVGAGQTFIAAMQQDAIQAGMTTEPTISRMLKTGEASILVDLRTLKGTEEALGGTYPAASLYMDAAWVDAHKEDVQKLANAFVKTLRFINTHSAAEIADKMPKDFYVGDKDGYIKALDAGKEMFTPDGVMPEDGPKTVLAVLSAFSKNVKGKTIDLSKTYTTEFVKNVK, encoded by the coding sequence ATGCGTTCATCGCGCACGCTTTTTCATACCGTAGCCCTTTCCCTCGTCATATCAGCCGCCTCGCTCAGTGCGACGGCAGCGCATGCCGCCGACAAGATTTCCATTATGGTGGGCGGTTACGAAAAGCAGATCTATCTGCCGGCCAAGCTTGCCGAATCCCTCGGTTACTTCAAGGATGAAGGCCTCGAGGTCGATCTTCTCAACGAGTCTGCCGGCGTCGATGCCGAAAACCAGCTGCTGGCTGGCGCTGTTCAGGGTGTCGTCGGCTTCTACGATCACTGTGTCGACCTGCAGGCCAAGGGCAAGTTCATCAAATCCGTCGTGCAGTTCAGCCAGGCGCCCGGCGAAGTCGAGCTGGTCTCGACCAAGCATCCGGAACTCAAGTCCTTCGCGGACCTGAAGGGCAAGAGCCTCGGTGTTACCGGCCTCGGCTCGTCCACCAACTTCCTGACGCTCTATATGGCGTCGAAGCACGGCCTTTCGCCGTCTGATATCTCCACGGTTCCGGTCGGTGCCGGCCAGACCTTCATCGCCGCCATGCAGCAGGACGCCATCCAGGCCGGCATGACCACCGAGCCGACGATTTCGCGCATGCTGAAGACCGGTGAAGCTTCGATTCTCGTCGACTTGCGGACCCTGAAGGGCACCGAGGAAGCACTCGGCGGCACCTATCCGGCAGCCTCGCTCTACATGGACGCGGCCTGGGTCGATGCTCATAAGGAAGACGTACAGAAGCTCGCCAACGCCTTCGTCAAGACGCTGCGGTTCATCAATACGCATTCCGCCGCCGAGATTGCCGACAAGATGCCGAAGGATTTCTACGTTGGCGACAAGGACGGCTACATCAAGGCTCTCGACGCCGGCAAGGAAATGTTCACGCCGGATGGCGTGATGCCGGAAGACGGTCCGAAGACGGTTCTCGCCGTGCTCTCCGCGTTCTCGAAGAACGTCAAGGGCAAGACGATCGACCTGTCGAAGACCTACACGACCGAGTTCGTCAAGAACGTCAAGTAA